Proteins encoded together in one Entelurus aequoreus isolate RoL-2023_Sb linkage group LG20, RoL_Eaeq_v1.1, whole genome shotgun sequence window:
- the LOC133635532 gene encoding uncharacterized protein LOC133635532, translating to MSIKIVITETLENLSLDDFEKFRQSLVDLKRDKRVALCRVEKKDRIEVINVLVSTFTLNEAPTVTIELLKQIGCHDKATELDERTRNLPPPELPTPAVLPSSPQQLLLAVLPPTPQVALPVVPPLTPQVALPAVLPPTPQLALPAALPPTPQLLLPAVLPPTPQVALPAVLPPTPQLALPAVLPPTPQVALPAVLPPTPQVALPAVLPPTPQVALTAALPPTPQVALPAVLPPTPQVALPAVLPLTPQVALPAVLPPTPQVALTAALPPTPQVSLPAVLPPTPQAALPAVLPPTPQVALTAALPPTPQVPLPAVLPPTPQAALPAVLPPTPQVALPAVNPPTPQVSLPAALPPNPQVALTAALPPNPQVALTAALPPNPQVAQPAVLPPMPQGALTAALPPNPQVALTAALPPNPQVALTAALPPNPQVAQPAVLPPMPQGALTAALPPTPQVALPAVNHPTPQAALTAALSPTPELLPSPTSDKGAAGDYNYDDNMKAINTLVETAARIGEKKVKKALLALAKKPLFFSKKKQKE from the exons ATGAGCATCAAGATTGTAATCACTGAGACGCTGGAAAACCTTTCTTTGGACGACTTTGAAAAGTTCCGCCAGTCTTTAGtagacctcaaaagggacaagaggGTGGCGTTATGCAGGGTGGAGAAAAAGGACCGCATAGAGGTAATCAACGTGCTGGTGTCCACCTTCACCCTCAATGAAGCTCCAACAGTGACCATCGAGCTCTTGAAACAGATTGGATGCCACGATAAGGCCACCGAACTGG ATGAAAGGACTAGGAACCTGCCACCTCCGGAACTGCCTACACCTGCAGTATTACCTTCATCTCCACAACAGCTTCTACTTGCAGTACTGCCTCCAACTCCACAAGTGGCTCTACCTGTAGTACCGCCTCTAACTCCACAAGTGGCTCTACCTGCAGTACTGCCTCCAACTCCACAATTGGCTCTACCTGCAGCACTGCCTCCAACTCCACAACTGCTTCTACCTGCAGTACTGCCTCCAACTCCACAAGTGGCTCTACCTGCAGTACTGCCTCCAACTCCACAATTGGCTCTACCTGCAGTACTGCCTCCAACTCCACAAGTGGCTCTACCTGCAGTACTGCCTCCAACTCCACAAGTGGCTCTACCTGCAGTACTGCCTCCAACTCCACAAGTGGCTCTAACTGCAGCACTGCCTCCAACTCCACAAGTGGCTCTACCTGCAGTACTGCCTCCAACTCCACAAGTGGCTCTACCTGCAGTACTGCCTCTAACTCCACAAGTGGCTCTACCTGCAGTACTGCCTCCAACTCCACAAGTGGCTCTAACTGCTGCACTGCCTCCAACTCCACAAGTGTCTCTACCTGCAGTACTGCCTCCAACTCCACAAGCGGCTCTACCTGCAGTATTGCCTCCAACTCCACAAGTGGCTCTAACTGCTGCACTGCCTCCAACTCCACAAGTGCCTCTACCTGCAGTACTGCCTCCAACTCCACAAGCGGCTCTACCTGCAGTACTGCCTCCAACTCCACAAGTGGCTCTACCTGCAGTAAATCCTCCAACTCCACAAGTGTCTCTACCTGCAGCACTGCCTCCAAATCCACAAGTGGCTCTAACTGCAGCACTGCCTCCAAATCCACAAGTGGCTCTAACTGCAGCACTGCCTCCAAATCCACAAGTGGCTCAACCTGCAGTACTGCCTCCAATGCCACAAGGGGCTCTAACTGCAGCACTGCCTCCAAATCCACAAGTGGCTCTAACTGCAGCACTGCCTCCAAATCCACAAGTGGCTCTAACTGCAGCACTGCCTCCAAATCCACAAGTGGCTCAACCTGCAGTACTGCCTCCAATGCCACAAGGGGCTCTAACTGCAGCACTGCCTCCAACTCCACAAGTGGCTCTACCTGCAGTAAATCATCCAACTCCACAAGCGGCTCTAACTGCAGCACTGTCTCCAACTCCAGAGCTGCTTCCATCTCCAACATCAGACAAAG GGGCCGCTGGTGATTACAATTATGATGACAACATGAAAGCCATTAATACTTTGGTTGAAACGGCGGCACGCATCGgtgagaagaaggtgaagaaagcCTTATTGGCACTTGCCAaaaaaccactttttttttcaaagaagaaGCAGAAGGAGTAA